The Camelus bactrianus isolate YW-2024 breed Bactrian camel chromosome 1, ASM4877302v1, whole genome shotgun sequence genome segment agtggctgcaccaaaatgcattcctaccagcagtgtaggagggttcccttttctccacaccctctctagcatttatcatttgtggactttttaatgatggccattctggctggtgtgaggtgatacctcattgtagttttgatttgcatttatctgataattagtgatattgagcatttttttcttgtgcctgttggccatttgttatGTACATGCCTCTTTAAGTGCACATATCATACTGTACTGGAATTGcttgtttatctgtatttttctgtCCAGAATGTGAGTTTATAAATAGAGGACCTTTCTGAgttttatttatgttgttattCCCAGTGCCTTACACATACTTGcagtgtatatgtattttattatattaggtgttgtgaatgaatgaatcaatttcAATAGTATCCCGTTTTTTCTTCATCACACAATGCAGATTTGTcgttattttagaaaataattgaatGCTGTTAAATACCTGCAAATTTAGCCAACATACCAAAATTATCATAATAGATTTTTAGAAGATTTTCCCCATCTATCAGCTATTTCTTTAGCACTCAGTGGACTAGAAATATGCCCCATAATCTCTTCCTGATTCTTATTCTCAGATAATAGCTTCCCACGGTATTTTTATTTACCCCAGTCTGTTTTCTTCCCCTAGAAATTTGTCTGCACATGTAAATCTACTGGTAATGTGGGGTGGGAAATATTGAAGTCAAATAGTTGATTAAAACAAAACCTTATTAGTAACTGGTGACTTGGCTcagttgtaatctttttttttttttttaacagtagctGAATAGATTTTTGGTCCTTTGCCTGTAATACAGCAGCAGTAACCTATATAGCATGCTCTCCAGTAAGCTGCCTGTATCAAACTTCCTCATGCAGTCTGCCACTGTGTATGGAATCTTTCATGCACATGTGCATGCATCCAGCCTTAGGTTTTTGTGGACTTTTAAGCATCAACAATTTAGATGGTGATGTAAATCATCTGTCAAAAGGCATGTACAAACTCACTAAAATGCTTCTGGAAAGCCCTTTCTCATGCACAGTGAATGATCCTCATTTAGGCCACGGGCAAGTGAGCGTGAATAGGTGCGGTCAGCGCAACTGCTTAGTACAGGTCTGTGTTCAGGAGGAATCTCCTGGCTCCCTCCTGGAGCAGGACTGGGGCGCTGAAGCTCGAATTGAAAAAGGTGAAGCTCGGGAGAGCTGTGCTGTCCCATAGGAGGAGCCGGTCGCTGGCCACGGTGCTGAACACGCTCCCGGACTGTCACCAGGTTGGCCAGTCGGAAGAGGTCGGTGGGTTGGTAAATTCGCTGGTATCTGCCAGTCTTGCGTATTCGGTTGTTGATTCCAGGGCACCGAGCAGGGGACTCACACGCCGCGTTCAGGAGAGTCACTTCGCAAGCGTAGGGGCGGCCTCTGACCCAGTCCCAGGAGGCTCAGCTCCTGCCCCTCAGTAGCAACCCCAAAACAGCAACCtagcctttatttatttactgagctCCAGCTCTGTCCCTGACACTTGACATCCATTCCCAGTGGTTCTCGCAATATCcaccaaatttaaaataaagaagttgaTGACCTTGCCCAAGTGAACTGTTGTCCAATGGCTGATCTCTCTGAACTATAcctccaaaaatatttacttcGCACCGCGACCTGCTAGCCTTACAGCCTCTGTCACTCCCCTTTGCCAGCTCCCCGCCTACCCCCGCCAGCACGCCCTTTGACCCCTCCTCCTACCCCGAGGTTTGCAGCAGGCAAGAGTAATCCCCTACGCAGCATATCCCCTACAACCGCCCAGTTGGGGGACTGTACAAAAGGCTGGAATTCAGAACGTTATTTATTTACACATCTTGCTCCTTTGCTCTCAGAAGTCCACCAGGTGAGATATCCAAGTCTAGTACCTGAGCCCCCGACTCGTTGTGGGACCTTGGACAAGTGGCCCACATCTCTGAGCCTGCTTCTCCTCGTTAACACGATGATCGGTTCTAGGACTGCCTGAGTCTCTTCCCAGGTGCGCACCAGTCTCCTCTCAGGTCAGGAAACAAACATtaggatccttttttttttttttttaaactccctaCCTCCCTTTTCCAAGCCCGGTTGTGCTTGGTCGCTTCCCTCCACCAGGTCCATAGCCAATTCTACCCCTTGTTGAGGAAGAATTCAGGTCCTGGCAAATAGAACGTGTCCTCCCCATGGTCTCCGCCCTCATCCCCGGGTGTTACCTGCCCTTCTGGGCCACCCTATCCAGACAGCACCAAAGGCTAAGGAGCGAGCTCCTCGCGCTCCAGCTTCATAGCGCGAGATCTCCGCAGTGCCTGTGCGCCGGGACGCTTTGGGAAGTGCAAGATGAGACTGGAGCAAGAACTGGAAGGTGAGACAGGGCTGGGGCTGCCCTGGTGACTGGTACCTGTGTGGAGGGCAGCCAGAGTCTGGGCTGGGAAAGGGGGAACTTGAGGGAGAGGATGCAGGGAAGCAGGAAGTGCCAGAAAGAGCAATGGGTCACTCTATCCATCTCACcaccggggtgtgtgtgtgtgtgtgtgtgtgtgtgtgtgtgtgtgtgtgtgtgtgtgtatgtgtgtgtgtatgtgtgtgtgtgtgtgttttcccgcTTCCCTTATTCTCTCTTCTCCCCGCCCCAGGCTCTCAGTCTCACCTTCTCAACCGGCTACTGCCTCtcacttctctctttttcctctccaAGCATCACTCCTGAGAGccctctcctgctcctccctcGCATTCTCTCGCGCCTAGAAGACCTTCTCCAGGACCAGCCGGATCCAGCTTCTCAGCGCAGTAGTATCCAAGAGCCAGTTAAGCAGAGCCGGCGCAGCATGTGGAACGCTACTCCGAGTGAAGAGCCAGGGCCCAACCTCACGTTACAGGACCTGAGTTGGGACGCTCCCCCTGACAACGACTCGCTGGCAGACGAGTTGCTTCCGCTCTTCCCCACTCCGCTGCTGGCCGGCGTCACTGCCACCTGCGTGGTGCTCTTCCTGATGGGCATCGCGGGTAACCTGCTCACCATGCTGGTGGTGTCGCGCTTCCGCGAGCTGCGCACCACCACCAACCTCTACCTGTCCAGCATGGCCTTCTCCGACCTACTCATCTTCCTCTGCATGCCCCTCGACCTTGTGCGCCTCTGGCAGTACCGGCCCTGGAACTTTGGCGACCTGCTCTGCAAACTCTTCCAGTTCGTCAGCGAGAGCTGCACCTACGCCACGGTGCTCACCATCACCGCACTGAGCGTCGAGCGCTACTTCGCCATCTGCTTCCCGCTGCGGGCCAAGGTGGTGATCACTAAGGGCCGGGTGAAGCTGGTCATCCTGGTCATCTGGGCTGTGGCCTTCTGCAGCGCCGGGCCCATCTTCGTGCTGGTCGGGGTGGAGCATGAGAATGGCACCGACCCTCGGGACACCAACGAGTGCCGCGCCACCGAGTTCGCCGTGCGCTCCGGACTGCTCACAGTCATGGTGTGGGTGTCCAGTGTCTTCTTCTTCCTGCCGGTCTTCTGCCTCACCGTGCTCTACAGCCTCATCGGCAGGAAGCTGTGGCGGAGGAGGCGCGGTGAGGCGGCGGTGGGCGCCTCGCTCAGGGACCAGAACCACAAGCAAACCGTAAAAATGCTGGGTGGGTCTCAGTGCGCATTCGAGCTCTCTCGcgggtcccctcccctccctatgGCTTTCTACTTCTCCCCTAGTCTACCTCTCTCCTCAGTTTCTCTAGGTCTCTGGCTCCCTGTAAGTCTCAATTATCCTCTCCTGTTTCTGTCTTGAGCTCTTTCTTTGGTGTCtagtttctctgttctctctctctgttttgtatgTTACTTTtttgctctctctgtctctctccctctctttttctctcctatcctctctcctctctttggtcaCTGTCTTAACCCTCTCTTTGGTCTCTATTTCTTTGTGCCTCTTTCTTCTGGTCTTTGCTTTCTCTCGTTCATGGAAAGATGTCAtatctttgtatttctctaaaatgtgttttaaatcaGCCCAGAAACTTTCCTTCAAAACTGAGATCTTTCATTAAAAAGTCTGTCATGGTCTTTTAAGTGTTAACGGTGAGGTTAAGCTTCCGGCCTCAATTAACTTATGAATACCTAAATTGCATTAAGAAAAGCACAGGTTGGGGGCAGGGCAGATAGTGTAGAGGGGTGGAGCAGAAATTGGATCTAGAAAATATTAAGTGGTAAATTTAACCAAAGACATGATCATTGTGGATAATTGTCAGAGaagattcatttttctttcaacattgtCACTTGCTTTCtgacttgcatttttttttcagatacttgCATCAATTCTGTTTACCTGGGTGCTGTTTATACAGCTTTTTAAGGAAGTCAGTGACAAATCAGGGCTGTAATCTCTATTTTCATGATTACCCATCTCTCCAGGTAGGATAGGATAGAATAAGCTAGGATGGGTAGGCTTCCAACATGAGAAAAAGAGCCTTTGTGAAAGCTGACCAGACTTACTGTCCCTCCACAAACGGTCCTTCAGAGAACATCTGGGCGCAGTGTCACAACTGGAGTGTGtcctaaatatttaaatagtgCATAAAGTCAGCTTCTTTAAGTGTATGTGTTTGGTACAAGTAAAGTAATACAAAATATGTTCACATCCAAGCAAAATATCAATTCTACCTGCCTTTCAAAACCAGAATCTGCACATTTTATTATTTGGACATTATACTCAACATTTTGTGCTTATTTACAGATTTAGTACTTCTTAGAATTCATTCCAGGATGATGTTGTTTGTAATTTTACAGTTCCTGGAACCCTGTATATTAAAGTAAGAGTTTATTCAAAGAatgtcaaaaaatgttttttctagaCCAATGAGTCTCACAAGATGACTAACAGATCATAAACCTTCGAGTGCCCCCCAGGGGACTTTAATATTCATGTTACTGCTGTGGCAGTCAGCTGCTACTATGCAGCTTAGTTTTGAGAATAAGTTTAATAATTtcctctaattttatttttaagctgttAATTTTATCCTCACTGGTGTTGTCTTCACACCAATGTTAATTTTCTTCTGCTTTGACAATTGGAAGGGAATCACAGAAGTCGTTCAAGGGCTAAAATATTATTTCCTGTtatttttcctctgatttctgaattttttaaacttaatttaaaaattcagaggtCTTGAAAAAAATTGCCTTACATGGGCAAAAT includes the following:
- the GHSR gene encoding growth hormone secretagogue receptor type 1; the encoded protein is MQGSRKCQKEQWVTLSISPPGCVCVCVCVCVCVCVCVYVCVYVCVCVFSRFPYSLFSPPQALSLTFSTGYCLSLLSFSSPSITPESPLLLLPRILSRLEDLLQDQPDPASQRSSIQEPVKQSRRSMWNATPSEEPGPNLTLQDLSWDAPPDNDSLADELLPLFPTPLLAGVTATCVVLFLMGIAGNLLTMLVVSRFRELRTTTNLYLSSMAFSDLLIFLCMPLDLVRLWQYRPWNFGDLLCKLFQFVSESCTYATVLTITALSVERYFAICFPLRAKVVITKGRVKLVILVIWAVAFCSAGPIFVLVGVEHENGTDPRDTNECRATEFAVRSGLLTVMVWVSSVFFFLPVFCLTVLYSLIGRKLWRRRRGEAAVGASLRDQNHKQTVKMLAVVVFAFILCWLPFHVGRYLFSKSFEPGSLEIAQISQYCNLVSFVLFYLSAAINPILYNIMSKKYRVAVFRLLGFEPFSQRKLSTLKDESSRAWTESSINT